Proteins encoded by one window of Sardina pilchardus chromosome 7, fSarPil1.1, whole genome shotgun sequence:
- the lrrc47 gene encoding leucine-rich repeat-containing protein 47, with amino-acid sequence MDGIDFSVWPEIEKAEKENRRELVLQGINTEQRIQSSGGLSSKLYSLTLLNYLEIIQCPSLTEINEDIGNLIHLQSLILCRNKITSVPKSIGKLKCLKVLDVSVNELQDIPEEVSQLSELNTLNVSCNSITSLPKGLNQCVKLSTINVSKNGLTALPDELFSVKLELLSTIIASENAIEELSTGISNLSAIKVLDLSSNKLSELPSELGDCPKLKEINFKGNKLKDKRLEKMVNGCQTKSVLDYLRAGGRGKGRGKGQSEAAAAGEKGDGGAAARGGTPKKKGGGARGRNRNQDEGDDELDKLLLKVLHVTDGDGDASLAVKVAPEVKDVRQYIVCCIVRGMNLRAGNALKRFLMAQTKLHDDLCARRTTATIATHDLRLLKAPLLYDARTPDTLKIAPLGRKEMKAVDLLKQLQQEADEQRKQKKRQNVSGLHKYLQLLDGKTHYPCLVDAEGHVISFPPITNSDKTKIQKSTRELFLEVTSGTCLQTCKDVMDALITKMAELNKFTFDQREAEGSDGEPEPEPAPAEGNGPAGPELTVLQVRIVDMDGNLKVVYPSKTDLTAEACSTLRVVR; translated from the exons ATGGATGGAATAGATTTTTCTGTTTGGCCAGAGATTGAAAAAGCCGAAAAAGAAAACCGACGTGAGTTGGTACTTCAGGGTATCAACACTGAACAAAGGATCCAGTCAAGCGGGGGTTTGAGCTCGAAGCTCTACTCGCTCACGCTGTTGAATTACTTAGAAATTATCCAGTGTCCGAGTTTGACTGAGATCAATGAAGACATCGGCAACTTGATCCATCTCCAAAGCCTTATACTTTGCAGAAACAAGATCACATCTGTTCCCAAATCCATCGGGAAGTTGAAGTGTCTGAAAGTTTTGGATGTGTCTGTGAACGAGTTGCAGGACATCCCAGAGGAGGTGTCACAGTTGAGCGAACTCAACACCCTCAATGTGAGCTGCAACAGCATCACCTCGCTGCCAAAAGGCCTGAACCAGTGCGTCAAGCTCTCCACCATCAACGTGTCCAAGAATGGGCTCACGGCCTTACCCGACGAGTTGTTCTCAGTAAAGCTGGAGCTTCTCAGCACCATCATCGCGTCTGAGAATGCGATCGAAGAGTTGAGTACAGGCATCAGCAATCTGTCTGCAATTAAG GTTCTGGACCTGTCCAGCAACAAGCTGTCTGAGCTGCCGTCCGAGCTGGGAGACTGCCCCAAGCTCAAGGAGATCAACTTCAAGGGCAACAAGCTGAAGGACAAGCGTCTGGAGAAGATGGTCAACGGCTGCCAGACCAAGTCCGTGCTGGACTACCTGCGGGCGGGCGGCCGCGGCAAGGGCAGGGGCAAAGGTCAGagcgaggcggcggcggcgggggagaAGGGGGACGGGGGCGCGGCGGCTCGCGGCGGCACCCCCAAAAAGAAGGGcgggggggcgagggggaggAACCGGAACCAGGACGAGGGGGACGACGAGCTGGACAAGCTGCTGCTGAAGGTTCTGCACGTCACGGACGGCGACGGCGACGCGTCCCTCGCGGTGAAGGTGGCGCCGGAGGTGAAGGACGTGCGGCAGTACATCGTGTGCTGCATCGTCAGGGGCATGAACCTGCGCGCCGGCAACGCCCTCAAACGCTTCCTCATGGCTCAG aCCAAACTTCATGATGACCTGTGCGCTAGACGCACGACTGCGACCATCGCCACCCACGACCTCCGCCTGCTCAAGGCCCCGCTGCTCTACGACGCCCGCACTCCGGACACTCTGAAG attGCTCCTCTGGGTCGGAAGGAGATGAAGGCTGTGGACCTGTTGAAGCAGCTGCAACAGGAAGCTGATGAACAGAGGAAACAGAAGAAACGGCAGAACGTGTCCGGACtgcacaa GTATCTTCAGCTGCTGGACGGAAAGACGCATTACCCCTGTCTGGTGGATGCCGAGGGTCACGTCATCTCCTTCCCCCCGATCACCAACAGCGACAAGACGAAG ATTCAGAAGAGTACTCGGGAACTGTTTCTAGAGGTGACCAGCGGCACCTGTCTGCAGACCTGTAAGGACGTCATGGACGCACTCATCACC AAAATGGCGGAGCTGAATAAATTCACCTTCGACCAGAGAGAGGCGGAGGGATCCGACGGGGAACCGGAGCCAGAACCCGCCCCGGCAGAGGGGAACGGGCCAGCGGGTCCAGAACTCACGGTTCTGCAGGTCCGGATCGTGGACATGGACGGGAATCTGAAAGTGGTGTACCCCTCCAAAACGGACCTCACGGCAGAAGCCTGCAGCACCCTCAGGGTCGTGCGATAG